A DNA window from Mya arenaria isolate MELC-2E11 chromosome 17, ASM2691426v1 contains the following coding sequences:
- the LOC128224813 gene encoding lactose-binding lectin l-2-like, whose translation MLCVYIFTSMVVLSVASNSFVQFMPISKLESGSELVYSNPSIWARNRIKEQCLLHCKLDEECEVTTFNATSKGCNFYRDVAISLRNTDTKDVITGWWKVKSCPPGWEQFEKSCYLFPNETRTWESASQHCAHVGGYLATVNSQREQNFITGTRLYQRDRLFVGGRRSKDGSFQWVNGESMEFTLWRKGEPNNRGGIEDCLVLGGSTEGLWNDTPCNLTITTVCEKAMFV comes from the exons ATGCTGTGCGTATATATATTTACCTCCATGGTTGTGTTAAGTGTCGCATCGAACAGTTTTGTGCAATTCATGCCAATTAGTAAATTAGAATCGGGCTCTGAACTCGTGTACAGCAATCCCTCAATTTGGGCAAGAAATCGGATCAAGGAGCAGTGTCTTCTTCACTGTAAACTCGACGAGGAATGTGAAGTTACTACATTCAACGCCACAAGCAAGGGGTGTAACTTTTACAGAGACGTGGCGATCAGCCTTCGAAACACGGACACAAAGGACGTGATCACAGGATGGTGGAAAGTTAag TCTTGCCCGCCTGGCTGGGAACAGTTTGAGAAGTCgtgttatttatttccaaacGAGACCAGAACGTGGGAATCGGCATCGCAGCATTGTGCACATGTCGGCGGCTACCTGGCAACTGTTAACAGTCAGCGGgaacaaaatttcattactggcACCAGACTATATCAGAGAGATCGTCTCTTTGTTGGAGGAAGAAGATCCAAAGACGGTAGCTTTCAATGGGTAAACGGCGAATCCATGGAGTTTACTCTTTGGAGGAAAGGGGAGCCGAACAATCGCGGTGGAATAGAGGACTGTCTGGTTTTAGGCGGTTCAACGGAGGGTCTGTGGAATGATACACCGTGTAATCTTACCATAACAACTGTATGTGAAAAGGCAATGTTCGTGTAG